In the genome of Desulfofarcimen acetoxidans DSM 771, one region contains:
- a CDS encoding helix-turn-helix transcriptional regulator — protein MGKNLRIKAARAAKDMTQKDLADAVGVARQTMNAIEKGDYNPSINLCISICKILGKTLDQLFWEDDEYENK, from the coding sequence ATGGGGAAAAATTTGCGAATAAAGGCTGCACGTGCAGCAAAAGACATGACACAAAAAGACCTGGCGGATGCTGTCGGAGTTGCTCGCCAAACAATGAACGCTATTGAAAAAGGCGACTATAATCCCTCGATAAACTTGTGTATTTCGATTTGTAAGATTCTTGGTAAAACCCTTGATCAACTTTTTTGGGAGGATGATGAGTATGAAAATAAATAA
- a CDS encoding GNAT family N-acetyltransferase, with the protein MNKMIKIRNEEETDYEKVEEITRKAFWNLYIPGCIEHYLVHVMRPHKDFLRELDLVIEVDNQIIGNIMYTKTKLIDESGEEKDTLTFGPVCILPEYQRKGYGKKLMEYSFEQAGALGYDVIVIFGNPNNYVSCGFKSCKKYNVCLENGTYPAAMMVKELKPDVLDGRKWVYYQSPVFEIDEQEAGRFDEGLESLEKKHQPSQEEFYIHSHSIIQ; encoded by the coding sequence ATGAACAAAATGATTAAGATTAGGAATGAAGAAGAAACAGATTATGAGAAAGTAGAAGAAATTACAAGGAAAGCTTTTTGGAATTTATATATTCCGGGGTGCATTGAACACTATTTAGTTCATGTTATGCGACCCCACAAAGATTTTCTGCGGGAGTTGGATCTGGTGATTGAAGTTGATAATCAAATCATCGGGAATATCATGTATACGAAAACAAAACTAATTGATGAGTCTGGGGAAGAAAAAGACACCCTTACTTTCGGTCCGGTTTGCATTTTGCCAGAATATCAGAGAAAGGGGTATGGAAAAAAACTAATGGAGTATTCATTTGAACAGGCGGGCGCACTTGGTTATGATGTTATTGTAATATTTGGAAACCCGAATAATTATGTAAGCTGTGGTTTTAAGAGTTGCAAAAAGTACAATGTCTGTCTTGAGAATGGGACATATCCGGCGGCAATGATGGTAAAAGAACTCAAACCAGATGTCTTGGACGGAAGAAAATGGGTTTACTATCAAAGTCCTGTATTTGAGATAGACGAACAAGAAGCTGGGCGCTTTGACGAGGGTTTGGAAAGCCTAGAGAAAAAACACCAGCCAAGTCAGGAAGAATTTTATATTCACAGCCATTCTATTATTCAGTGA
- a CDS encoding methyltransferase family protein gives MARYIAAVTLILLIILVLFRAFQLKKLGIKAVRFGEMDKKDFFIPPFALLLFYIVFSSASGPTEIGAELFHNELVSWAGVGICIMGILFFVYALISFGKSFRVGLDEDHPGELITTGAFSISRNPIYAAFGLILTGVFLIISNWIILVYVIAGIWLFNRQILLEEESLRKIYGEKYVEYCNRVRRFL, from the coding sequence ATGGCGAGATATATCGCAGCAGTAACATTGATTTTGCTAATAATTCTTGTTTTATTCCGGGCTTTCCAATTAAAAAAGCTGGGGATAAAAGCGGTTCGTTTTGGCGAGATGGATAAGAAGGATTTCTTCATCCCCCCATTTGCCTTGCTGTTATTCTACATTGTGTTCTCAAGCGCGTCTGGTCCGACTGAAATCGGAGCTGAATTGTTTCATAATGAATTGGTCTCCTGGGCAGGCGTGGGTATATGTATCATGGGGATTTTATTCTTTGTATACGCACTGATTTCATTTGGAAAAAGCTTTCGTGTCGGTTTAGATGAAGATCACCCAGGGGAGCTTATTACCACCGGCGCATTTTCAATCAGCCGCAATCCCATATATGCGGCATTCGGATTGATTCTGACAGGCGTATTTTTGATTATTTCAAATTGGATAATACTGGTTTATGTGATTGCAGGAATATGGCTTTTTAACCGGCAAATCCTGCTGGAGGAAGAATCGCTAAGAAAAATATACGGCGAAAAATATGTGGAATACTGCAACAGAGTCAGACGTTTCCTATAA
- a CDS encoding bifunctional GNAT family N-acetyltransferase/GrpB family protein, with product MNIALQPAATVDAEAMAAIQKKAFKRLYDIYHDEGNPFLRGVDEIMHWLERPNWKVFKIFADGILVGSIAACERNGRPGECYLARLYVLPEMQGKGIASRAVLLCESKFPNASHWSLDFPADQPANRRCYEKAGYWDTGETREQSEGKITLALYEKRIPAFHDIKQNMDHRAALFPIVLREYNPAYPRWFAEEKANLTRLVGAENIERISHYGSTAVPGLLAKPTVDILLEIKPDTDIDRLKAALPEGEYVCLQPPALTIDEQPPHLMILKGYTPCGFAEKVFHIHVRYAGRWDELIFRDYLIAHPGAAAEYAALKRELFKRFELDRDGYTEAKSAFIREVTERAKE from the coding sequence ATGAACATCGCATTACAACCCGCCGCCACTGTAGATGCCGAGGCTATGGCTGCCATTCAGAAAAAGGCCTTCAAGCGGCTATACGACATCTACCACGACGAGGGTAACCCATTCTTGCGCGGCGTAGACGAAATCATGCACTGGCTTGAACGCCCGAACTGGAAGGTATTTAAAATTTTTGCAGACGGCATATTGGTTGGCAGTATCGCCGCCTGCGAGCGGAATGGGCGGCCCGGCGAGTGCTATCTTGCGAGGTTGTATGTCTTGCCGGAGATGCAGGGTAAAGGTATTGCAAGCAGGGCAGTTTTACTCTGCGAGTCGAAGTTTCCGAACGCATCCCATTGGTCTTTGGATTTTCCTGCCGACCAACCCGCCAATCGGCGCTGTTATGAAAAAGCGGGATATTGGGATACCGGCGAAACACGGGAGCAAAGCGAGGGAAAAATCACACTTGCGCTCTATGAAAAACGCATCCCCGCTTTCCACGATATCAAACAGAATATGGACCACCGCGCAGCGCTGTTTCCAATTGTCCTGCGGGAGTACAACCCCGCCTATCCCAGGTGGTTCGCAGAGGAAAAGGCGAATTTGACACGGCTGGTTGGCGCTGAAAACATCGAACGCATCAGTCATTACGGCAGCACCGCCGTTCCCGGCTTACTCGCCAAGCCTACGGTGGATATTCTGCTTGAAATTAAGCCCGATACGGATATAGATAGATTGAAAGCGGCGCTGCCAGAAGGTGAATATGTATGTCTGCAGCCACCCGCACTGACAATAGACGAGCAGCCGCCTCACTTGATGATTCTCAAAGGCTACACGCCCTGCGGTTTTGCCGAAAAGGTGTTCCATATTCATGTGCGATACGCCGGGAGATGGGACGAGCTGATTTTCCGTGATTACCTTATCGCTCACCCCGGAGCAGCGGCAGAATACGCGGCGCTCAAGCGTGAATTATTTAAGCGATTTGAACTTGACCGGGATGGATATACCGAGGCCAAAAGCGCGTTTATTCGAGAAGTTACTGAGAGGGCGAAGGAGTAG
- a CDS encoding zinc ribbon domain-containing protein has product MTSLGFVKWEKVNLKNPNETSYTPEGRKLYKERTNKTKKHNQRMSQWTFGELRRMLEYELKRHGIKLISVNERGTSGTCPACAEYTKQTGRTYKCGKCGFAGPHRDMVGASGILDKSVNGKFTKGRKLPEKVEYARLKVLALKKTA; this is encoded by the coding sequence ATCACTAGCCTTGGATTTGTCAAATGGGAAAAAGTAAATCTCAAAAATCCAAATGAAACATCATATACACCGGAAGGTAGGAAACTCTATAAAGAACGCACAAATAAAACTAAAAAGCACAACCAGCGGATGAGTCAATGGACTTTCGGTGAATTACGCAGGATGCTGGAGTATGAGTTAAAGCGTCATGGCATTAAGCTGATATCAGTGAATGAACGCGGTACTTCGGGTACTTGTCCAGCTTGTGCAGAGTATACCAAGCAAACAGGTCGCACCTATAAATGCGGCAAGTGCGGTTTCGCCGGCCCGCACCGGGATATGGTCGGTGCTTCCGGAATTCTGGATAAATCGGTTAACGGTAAATTCACCAAAGGCCGTAAGTTACCTGAGAAGGTCGAATATGCACGGTTGAAGGTGTTGGCACTGAAAAAAACTGCTTAA
- a CDS encoding type II toxin-antitoxin system prevent-host-death family antitoxin, with the protein MPKIIPIRDLKNTSEISQMCQEASEPIYITKNGYGDMVIMSVKMYEEKLYMLDIYNKLAAAETQIAEGKVLEGDSSLKSIREKYNV; encoded by the coding sequence ATGCCAAAAATAATCCCTATTCGAGACTTGAAAAATACAAGTGAAATCTCTCAAATGTGTCAGGAGGCATCTGAACCAATATATATTACCAAAAATGGTTATGGCGATATGGTCATCATGAGCGTAAAAATGTACGAAGAAAAATTGTATATGTTGGATATATATAATAAACTGGCTGCCGCCGAAACGCAAATAGCTGAAGGAAAGGTGCTTGAAGGGGATTCTTCTTTGAAAAGTATAAGAGAAAAATACAATGTATAA
- a CDS encoding type II toxin-antitoxin system RelE/ParE family toxin has translation MYKLVVSELAHEDLDNIVAYIAVELANPIVAANFLDEVEKYYGYLKNNPFMYERCHNAHLEKETYRKATIKNYVLVYKVDEPNRVVIIYRFFYGAQDYVKLI, from the coding sequence ATGTATAAGTTAGTTGTTTCGGAACTTGCCCATGAGGATTTGGACAATATCGTAGCGTATATTGCTGTCGAGCTTGCAAACCCCATAGTTGCTGCAAATTTCCTTGATGAGGTTGAAAAATACTATGGCTATTTGAAAAATAATCCGTTTATGTATGAACGGTGTCATAATGCTCACCTGGAAAAGGAAACCTACCGAAAGGCAACCATTAAAAACTATGTGCTGGTTTATAAGGTTGATGAACCAAATAGAGTGGTTATCATTTATCGCTTTTTTTATGGTGCTCAGGACTATGTAAAACTAATATAG
- a CDS encoding Uma2 family endonuclease, producing the protein MSYPLGQRDKHYTYEDYMQLPQDTRCEVIEGILYMTPSPSIQHQRTAGKLYNLIANYIKATNNTCEVFISPLDVLLPENNQDVNHANTIVQPDIFVVCDSSIITEKFCTGSPDLIIEIVSPSSPSRDYVKKLHLYEKHMVKEYWIVNYIRKEILVYRLMENDEYGEAIVFKDNEQAKVETLGELYISLNSIFD; encoded by the coding sequence ATGTCTTACCCTTTAGGGCAAAGAGACAAGCATTATACATACGAGGATTATATGCAACTGCCGCAGGATACCAGGTGCGAAGTAATAGAAGGAATACTATATATGACACCTTCACCTTCAATACAGCATCAAAGGACAGCCGGTAAATTATATAATCTGATTGCAAATTATATAAAAGCAACAAACAATACTTGTGAAGTTTTTATTTCACCGTTAGATGTGTTATTGCCGGAAAACAATCAAGATGTAAATCATGCAAATACAATAGTACAGCCGGATATTTTTGTTGTTTGCGATAGTTCAATAATAACTGAAAAATTTTGTACAGGATCACCTGATTTAATTATTGAAATCGTTTCTCCCTCTTCACCTTCAAGAGACTATGTTAAAAAACTGCATTTGTATGAGAAGCATATGGTCAAGGAATACTGGATAGTAAACTATATCCGCAAAGAAATTTTAGTTTACAGACTGATGGAAAATGATGAATATGGGGAAGCCATAGTATTTAAGGATAATGAGCAAGCCAAGGTGGAAACCTTGGGAGAGTTATATATCAGCTTAAACAGCATATTTGATTGA
- a CDS encoding HIT family protein produces MDCAFCNVKENILQNELAFAIYDKYPVTSGHMLLIPFRHFSGYFEATLEEREALHGLLSVCKEFLDAKYRPDGYNIGVNCGAAAGQTIWHMHMHLIPRYFGDIENPAGGVRGVIPDKRIY; encoded by the coding sequence ATGGACTGTGCTTTTTGTAATGTTAAAGAAAATATATTGCAAAACGAGTTGGCCTTTGCTATTTATGATAAATATCCTGTAACCAGTGGACATATGTTGTTGATCCCCTTTCGTCATTTCTCCGGTTATTTTGAAGCCACATTAGAAGAAAGAGAGGCATTGCACGGCTTGTTGTCGGTATGCAAAGAATTCTTGGATGCAAAATACCGGCCTGACGGGTATAACATTGGTGTTAATTGTGGTGCGGCAGCCGGCCAAACTATCTGGCACATGCATATGCATTTAATCCCGCGCTACTTTGGCGATATTGAAAATCCGGCAGGTGGGGTAAGAGGAGTTATTCCTGATAAGAGGATCTATTGA